The following coding sequences lie in one Prochlorococcus marinus XMU1411 genomic window:
- the purM gene encoding phosphoribosylformylglycinamidine cyclo-ligase, whose product MDYKTSGVDIEAGREFVSEIKQAVEGTHTSNVIEGIGGFGGLFRIPIDSFKKPVLVSGTDGVGTKLELAQSKNFHFEVGIDLVAMCMNDIITSGAKPLFFLDYIATGKLDKKQLLRVVQGISHGCGENNCSLLGGETAEMPGFYSKNKYDLAGFCVGIVDEDKLINGKKVSENDLIIALKSNGVHSNGFSLVRKIIQNNNQIDKAFEKVSHLNFYDELLKPTKIYNNVINQILSENIEIKAMSHITGGGIPENLPRCIPSDFIPYINTSSWEIPILFKFLKEEGSIPEKDFWNTFNLGVGFCLIIDKQFKEAIFSICEDHDIDSWVIGKVVRKNNSTISKFLPEILT is encoded by the coding sequence ATGGATTACAAAACATCAGGTGTTGACATAGAAGCTGGGCGAGAATTTGTTTCCGAAATTAAACAGGCAGTTGAAGGAACTCATACATCTAATGTGATTGAAGGTATTGGTGGCTTCGGAGGTTTATTTAGAATACCTATCGATAGTTTTAAAAAACCAGTTCTTGTTTCAGGCACTGATGGTGTTGGAACAAAATTAGAATTAGCCCAAAGTAAAAACTTTCACTTTGAGGTTGGTATTGATTTAGTTGCTATGTGCATGAACGATATCATTACAAGTGGGGCAAAACCTTTATTTTTTCTGGATTATATTGCTACTGGTAAACTTGATAAGAAACAATTATTGAGGGTTGTTCAGGGAATTTCACATGGCTGCGGAGAAAACAACTGTTCATTACTCGGCGGAGAAACTGCCGAAATGCCTGGATTTTATTCAAAAAATAAGTATGATCTTGCAGGATTTTGTGTTGGAATAGTTGATGAGGATAAGCTTATTAATGGTAAAAAAGTATCTGAAAATGATTTAATAATTGCTTTAAAAAGTAATGGAGTTCATAGTAATGGCTTTAGTTTAGTAAGAAAAATTATTCAAAACAATAATCAAATAGATAAAGCATTTGAAAAAGTTTCTCACTTAAATTTTTATGATGAGTTATTGAAACCTACAAAAATTTACAATAATGTAATTAATCAAATTTTATCTGAAAATATAGAAATTAAAGCAATGTCTCATATTACTGGAGGAGGAATTCCAGAAAATTTACCAAGATGTATCCCTTCTGATTTTATTCCATATATCAATACCAGTTCTTGGGAAATCCCTATTTTATTTAAATTCCTTAAAGAGGAAGGATCCATTCCTGAAAAAGATTTTTGGAATACTTTCAATCTTGGAGTGGGATTTTGTTTAATTATTGATAAACAATTTAAGGAAGCGATATTCAGTATCTGTGAAGATCATGACATAGATAGTTGGGTAATTGGAAAGGTAGTTCGAAAAAATAATTCAACAATTAGTAAATTTTTGCCAGAAATTTTAACTTAA